One Halodesulfurarchaeum sp. HSR-GB genomic window carries:
- a CDS encoding TFIIB-type zinc ribbon-containing protein yields MSSSQTLQSPPQENACPECGNEVSFDEKRGETTCSSCGLVVEENKLDQGPEWRRFQTDNDESLVRTGAPNTELRHDKGIGFTKISKGETDANGHQIDLKKRRKFSRLRRYHKQSQTRNTKERNLRNGITENLRMGSALGLSEDVKETASMIFRRASQKDMIAGRSVEAIASSALYASIRLTGLPIRIPEVAQVSRVEKQRIKHGYSILNKELKLGVSPRSPEDYLPKIISELNDPDMEQTNGKASYADESKLELKARELIDIARKKNLFSGKRPIGIAGAAVYAADQLLLDDPEAGESVTLNQHAIGEITDKSRVTIRTRYQELINAYNEHAE; encoded by the coding sequence ATGTCATCTTCTCAGACGCTTCAGTCTCCTCCTCAAGAAAATGCTTGCCCTGAATGTGGCAATGAAGTCTCGTTCGACGAAAAACGAGGTGAAACTACCTGTTCGAGTTGCGGTTTAGTAGTCGAAGAAAACAAACTCGATCAAGGTCCTGAATGGCGCAGATTTCAAACAGACAACGATGAATCCCTTGTTCGGACAGGGGCTCCAAACACTGAACTGCGCCACGACAAAGGTATTGGATTCACCAAAATCTCGAAAGGGGAAACAGACGCAAACGGACACCAAATCGATTTGAAGAAGCGCCGGAAGTTTTCCAGACTACGACGCTACCATAAACAGTCACAAACCCGTAATACGAAAGAAAGGAACCTCCGAAACGGGATTACAGAAAACCTCCGAATGGGGTCTGCCCTCGGTTTAAGCGAAGACGTGAAAGAAACGGCGAGCATGATTTTCCGACGAGCAAGCCAAAAAGACATGATTGCAGGGCGGTCAGTCGAAGCTATTGCCAGTAGTGCCCTTTACGCATCAATTCGGCTGACCGGACTTCCAATACGAATTCCAGAAGTTGCACAAGTTTCACGAGTCGAAAAGCAACGGATCAAGCATGGATATAGTATATTGAACAAAGAATTGAAGCTCGGCGTCTCTCCTCGATCTCCTGAAGATTATCTCCCCAAAATCATTTCAGAACTCAATGACCCAGATATGGAACAAACCAACGGAAAGGCCAGCTATGCTGATGAATCAAAACTTGAGCTCAAGGCCCGGGAACTAATCGATATCGCCCGCAAGAAAAACCTATTCAGTGGGAAACGCCCCATCGGCATTGCAGGGGCAGCAGTCTACGCAGCTGATCAATTGCTATTGGACGATCCAGAGGCTGGTGAGAGTGTTACACTGAACCAACACGCTATCGGTGA
- a CDS encoding replication factor A (Replication protein A protects and stabilize the intermediate ssDNA that is generated by the unwinding action of a DNA helicase at the replication fork. In addition, SSBs prevent the formation of secondary structures by single-stranded template DNA.) — protein sequence MSDNNTSDLVEDVVELFDEDVSIDPEAVEQAIEKFRGEYKIPQDELRPLLVSQFQDKHDIADEELFGDSDPDEFDPISLSEMEEIYETAQANGQNAWVDVIVKFTQAWEPNTDSIQNVGLVADGTGQTKLTVWSNKEFPVLEEGETYRLENVVIEEYQGDLSLSSTPNSTIEVAEESIEDTNTFEGVILELNDTSGLIKRCPEDECSRVVTDGRCSVHGNVEGEFDLRVKAILDNGFDSRTVYLDADLTEEVTGIDLETAEQKAQDALDVSVVRNEMEEMLVGRYLEVTGSMYDNNIFVDEAEFQIGPREEDVDAIEQLA from the coding sequence ATGTCAGACAACAACACATCCGATCTGGTCGAAGACGTCGTTGAACTGTTCGATGAAGACGTTTCAATCGACCCAGAAGCAGTCGAACAGGCAATCGAAAAATTCCGAGGCGAGTACAAGATCCCACAGGACGAACTCCGGCCACTCCTGGTCAGTCAGTTCCAGGACAAACACGACATCGCCGATGAAGAGCTGTTCGGCGATTCAGATCCCGACGAGTTCGACCCCATCTCACTCAGCGAGATGGAGGAAATCTACGAAACAGCCCAAGCGAACGGCCAAAACGCCTGGGTTGACGTCATCGTGAAGTTCACTCAGGCCTGGGAGCCGAACACTGATTCCATCCAGAACGTCGGACTGGTCGCCGATGGAACAGGCCAGACGAAGCTCACGGTCTGGTCGAACAAGGAATTCCCAGTCCTCGAAGAGGGCGAAACCTATCGCCTCGAAAACGTGGTGATCGAGGAATACCAGGGAGATCTGTCACTCAGTTCCACCCCGAATTCCACGATCGAAGTCGCCGAGGAATCCATCGAGGATACCAACACGTTCGAAGGGGTCATTCTCGAACTGAACGATACGAGTGGCCTCATCAAGCGGTGTCCCGAAGACGAGTGCTCTCGTGTCGTCACCGATGGGCGGTGCAGCGTGCACGGAAACGTCGAAGGCGAATTCGACCTTCGGGTGAAAGCCATCCTCGACAACGGATTCGATTCCCGGACAGTCTACCTCGACGCAGATCTCACTGAAGAAGTGACGGGAATCGACCTCGAGACTGCCGAGCAGAAAGCACAGGACGCACTCGATGTGTCCGTCGTTCGCAACGAGATGGAAGAAATGCTCGTCGGGCGATACCTCGAGGTCACAGGATCGATGTACGACAACAACATCTTCGTCGACGAAGCCGAGTTCCAGATCGGTCCACGCGAGGAAGACGTCGACGCTATCGAGCAGTTGGCCTAA
- a CDS encoding DNA-binding protein — MTQYQREPAVRVLASSFNQATYTFKEGDDERSPKFAVLPTGVVANRVLFMGTLTEVEDVGNDQTYLRARVTDPTGVVNVFAGQYQPEAMATLESLEAPTFVAVIGKVNTYETDDGSTFVSIRPEKVTTISQAVRDRWQAQATARTLRRIDAVENGEHPNQGIVDDYDMSMDELRAEVDKAVVEFENRAEQQAGATGSETTAHS; from the coding sequence ATGACACAGTACCAGCGCGAACCGGCAGTCCGAGTCCTTGCATCGAGCTTCAACCAAGCCACCTACACCTTCAAAGAAGGTGACGACGAACGCTCACCAAAGTTCGCCGTCCTCCCAACTGGCGTGGTCGCGAACCGTGTCCTGTTCATGGGCACACTCACAGAGGTCGAAGACGTCGGAAACGACCAAACCTACCTTCGGGCCCGGGTGACTGACCCCACAGGCGTCGTGAACGTCTTCGCAGGGCAGTATCAGCCAGAAGCGATGGCAACACTCGAGTCCCTCGAAGCGCCCACGTTCGTGGCCGTCATCGGAAAGGTCAACACCTACGAGACAGACGACGGTTCGACCTTCGTCTCGATTCGGCCTGAAAAAGTGACCACGATCTCTCAGGCCGTTCGCGACCGATGGCAGGCTCAGGCAACGGCCCGGACCCTGCGTCGGATCGACGCGGTCGAAAACGGCGAACATCCAAATCAGGGGATCGTCGATGACTACGACATGAGCATGGACGAGCTCCGAGCGGAAGTCGACAAGGCGGTCGTCGAATTCGAAAACAGGGCTGAACAGCAGGCCGGTGCGACCGGATCAGAAACGACAGCGCACAGCTGA
- a CDS encoding DUF6884 domain-containing protein codes for MSRTIAIVGCGNQKRDLDDGGLIPLAELYTSNYFQLKRDFAEEFCDDYHILSAKFGLEDPYRPISESYDKSITELSTTELINLRRSVGETLDEYEGSTRFVVLAGQKYIDAIEPILQTHQGTFAFPFENTSGIGDQMEWLSDHLDNREEHEDCSFLFESQSVPRQTSRQGSLTDY; via the coding sequence ATGTCCAGGACCATCGCAATCGTTGGATGCGGCAACCAAAAGCGGGACCTGGATGATGGCGGACTGATCCCTCTCGCAGAACTCTACACCTCGAATTATTTTCAACTCAAAAGAGATTTTGCGGAGGAGTTCTGTGACGATTACCACATCCTTTCAGCCAAATTTGGTCTCGAAGATCCATACCGTCCGATCAGCGAGAGCTACGACAAATCGATTACCGAATTGAGTACAACGGAGCTCATCAATCTGCGCCGATCTGTCGGTGAAACCCTTGATGAATACGAGGGTTCGACACGATTTGTCGTCTTAGCCGGTCAGAAGTACATCGACGCGATTGAACCAATTCTCCAAACCCATCAAGGGACATTCGCCTTCCCTTTCGAGAATACATCAGGAATCGGTGACCAAATGGAATGGCTTTCCGACCACCTCGATAATCGCGAAGAGCACGAAGACTGTTCATTCCTTTTTGAATCACAATCAGTCCCTAGGCAAACATCCCGACAAGGATCTCTCACTGATTACTAA
- a CDS encoding reverse transcriptase-like protein, whose translation MEFISRTPSWGIDLPELYFDAGTTLGENIGTYGWVIRDEGEVIRRGYGAIRRSQGNLTSHYAEFVGAIKGLQTMLDLGYDRVRVKGDNIHVLGSLERPSNWDDPQIQQGADLARRLFHSFSSIKEVQKIHRSENSEADALARDAFAIYQDSSEGAEVDPILNHSEPTPSKRRRLHNPVKSIV comes from the coding sequence ATGGAATTCATCTCCCGGACACCTTCTTGGGGGATCGATCTCCCCGAACTCTATTTCGACGCCGGAACTACGTTGGGTGAAAATATCGGAACATATGGGTGGGTTATTCGCGACGAAGGTGAGGTCATTCGGCGCGGATATGGAGCCATCCGCCGATCGCAAGGAAACTTGACATCACATTACGCTGAATTCGTCGGCGCTATCAAAGGCCTCCAAACAATGCTGGACCTCGGCTATGACCGAGTGCGGGTGAAAGGTGACAATATCCACGTTCTCGGTTCATTGGAGCGCCCTTCGAATTGGGACGATCCGCAAATTCAACAAGGAGCAGACCTTGCTCGGCGGTTATTCCATTCGTTCTCCTCCATCAAAGAGGTCCAGAAGATCCATCGATCCGAGAATTCCGAAGCAGACGCACTTGCTCGCGATGCGTTTGCCATCTATCAGGACTCCTCAGAAGGTGCAGAAGTCGATCCCATCCTCAATCATTCAGAGCCGACTCCCTCGAAGCGCCGACGACTACATAATCCAGTCAAATCAATCGTGTAG